TGGCAAAGATGCAGGAAGAAATGAAAAAGCGCACCTTTGACGTAACCGCCGGCGGTGGGGTGGTCAAAGTCACGATTAACGGCGAAAAGCAGGTCCAGTCCTTAAAAATTGATCCTGCCGCAGTGGACCCCAACGATGTGGAAATGCTGGAAGATTTGATTACTGCCGCTGTCAATGAAGCCATTAAAAAAGTAGACGATACCATGGCCCAGGAGATGGGCAAACTGACAGGCGGCATGAACCTGCCTCCCGGAATGTTTTAATCGTGTCCCAGTATGTTGCACCTCTGGCTAAACTGATTGAGCATTTCCGGCGATTGCCCGGCATTGGTGCTAAATCGGCCACCCGTCTGGCCTATTACATTCTCACACTGGATCCGGCGCAAGCGCAGTCTTTAGCCCAGGCTATTATTGACGCCAAAGAAAAAATCCGTTACTGCAGCGTTTGCTTTGGTTTGACCGACTGTGATCCCTGCAGCATTTGCCAGGCTGAGAACAGAGACCGGAGCACGGTCTGCGTCGTGGAAGAACCCCAGGACGTAGCCGCCATGGAAAGGACCCGGGAATTTCGGGGCCTTTATCATGTTCTTCACGGCGCTCTTTCTCCCTTGGACGGGGTGGGACCGGAGCAACTGCGGGTTAAGGAACTCCTTTTGCGTCTGCAGTCAGGCCAGATCCGGGAAGTGATTATGGCCACCAATCCGGATGTAGAGGGTGAGGCCACCGCCATGTATCTGGCCAAACTCTTAAAACCATTGGGAGTTAAGGTAACCCGCATCGGACATGGCCTGCCGGTTGGCGGCGACTTGGAGTACGCCGATGAAGTA
The DNA window shown above is from Acetonema longum DSM 6540 and carries:
- a CDS encoding YbaB/EbfC family nucleoid-associated protein, which gives rise to MFGGNMGQMMKKVQKLQADMAKMQEEMKKRTFDVTAGGGVVKVTINGEKQVQSLKIDPAAVDPNDVEMLEDLITAAVNEAIKKVDDTMAQEMGKLTGGMNLPPGMF
- the recR gene encoding recombination mediator RecR, which gives rise to MSQYVAPLAKLIEHFRRLPGIGAKSATRLAYYILTLDPAQAQSLAQAIIDAKEKIRYCSVCFGLTDCDPCSICQAENRDRSTVCVVEEPQDVAAMERTREFRGLYHVLHGALSPLDGVGPEQLRVKELLLRLQSGQIREVIMATNPDVEGEATAMYLAKLLKPLGVKVTRIGHGLPVGGDLEYADEVTLSKAMENRREM